One genomic region from Bacilli bacterium encodes:
- a CDS encoding response regulator transcription factor, which yields MAELNGAKILIVEDDNDICEIISLYLRKEGCVPTIAGCGRQALEFFRREGPDLVLLDVTLPDMTGMEFCRTIRESSAVPILFVSYHKDADYILNGLDAGGDDYVTKPFDPHILLARIKALLRRVARSEMHTVDLPGLQIDFSGCIVRANGEIVNLPAKELQLLLYLAKHPNRVFSVAELYERIWGWEKESGEWTVIVHISNLRKKIETDPANPTYIKTVRGFGYKFEMKRQN from the coding sequence TTGGCTGAATTGAACGGAGCGAAAATATTGATCGTCGAAGACGATAACGATATTTGCGAAATCATTTCATTGTACTTGCGCAAGGAAGGCTGCGTTCCGACGATTGCCGGGTGCGGGCGGCAGGCGCTGGAATTTTTCCGCCGGGAAGGGCCCGATCTTGTCCTCCTGGACGTGACGCTGCCTGATATGACCGGGATGGAGTTTTGCCGGACGATCCGGGAATCCTCAGCCGTGCCGATTCTTTTTGTCAGCTACCACAAAGATGCCGATTATATTCTGAACGGGCTTGATGCGGGCGGCGACGATTATGTGACCAAGCCGTTTGATCCGCATATTTTGCTGGCCCGAATTAAGGCGTTGTTACGCCGTGTGGCGCGCTCCGAAATGCACACCGTCGATTTGCCGGGGCTGCAAATTGATTTTTCCGGCTGTATCGTGCGGGCAAACGGCGAGATTGTCAACCTGCCCGCCAAAGAATTGCAGTTGCTGCTCTATCTGGCCAAACATCCGAACCGCGTATTTAGTGTGGCGGAATTGTATGAGCGGATTTGGGGCTGGGAAAAGGAAAGCGGCGAATGGACCGTCATCGTGCATATCAGTAATCTGCGCAAAAAAATTGAAACCGACCCGGCGAACCCAACATACATAAAGACCGTGCGCGGATTCGGCTATAAATTCGAAATGAAGCGACAAAATTAA